CTGTCCAGAGTACCCGATCACCCACTGGAACCGACCTGTTATGGTCGGACTGACACCTCCGACGGGTCGGTAATGGGTCCAAATCTTCAGAACCCGACCCCGACGGGTCGAGTGGCAGGTTCCGTCCTCAAAAACTCGATCTACTCGACCCACCCAACAAAACCTCAAAAAGAAGGCCAAAATCCAGCGACGTTTGGGCTTCTCAGCTCCAATCCGGCCACGTTTGGCCTTCCTTTACTCAGATCCGCTCAAATCCTCACTCCGATAAGTTTAAATCCGGCAAATCTAGCCCAGATCTACTCAAACTTAGGTAAGTTGGACTCTAACTCGGCCAAATCTCTTTAGATCTCTGCCAAATCTCGACCATATTTCCATAGATACGAAGGAATATCGGCCAAATCTTGTTAGATCCGACCAGATCTGACGAGATCTAGCCAAATTTTTGCCAAAACCGGCGAAATCGAAAAACTTGAAATCAACCGAGGAAAACCCGAAACCCGATACAACCTGACCCGCTTGATTTGAAACTGCATCCGGGTCAATTGCGGGTTGAAATCTTCCCCACCCGAGACGGTCAGGTCGAgtccgggttgggcacaaacccgacccggccCCACCCATGGACACCCCTATGTAAGATTATAGGAGAAACGTAAACAAAGAACTTCTATGTAAAATTGAAAGCAAAGCAGCGTGAAAGCGTGCAGGTAAAAATGGTCACATATATTGACACTTAAGAATATGTATGTTGTACAACTTTGAGAGATTACTTCCTTTACAACCCAGCAGAGAACTGCAGTACTTACCCATATATTATTATGCTTtgacacaaaaaatataaatcacagttaattaaaatatatatatatataagtggaaaggaagaagaattaGAAGACACTACTTTGCAAACAGCTGCCTACGCCTACCTGACTTTGCTCGCAAGCTACCTGCCTCACCAATCACAATGTCATCAACTAAGTCCTTAAAAATTAACCGCTCAACATCTAATACTACCCCTGAGGTCTCACTCCAGAAATCTGTCCAACTCCCTGACTGATGCATCACATCCTCCCATAAGATACTTTTCAAATCATACTCTTCGTTGTCCAAGCTGCCCACTGACTTCTTGGTTTGAAACTCCTCTATCTCAATGCACAATTCTTTCAAGAGCTTCTGTGCACTAAGGGTCCTCCTTGCCAGTCTGTCACGCTTCAACCGCGACTCAGAGCACTTGCCAACTAAAGCTAACTTTTCAACAAGAATCTCATTAACAGCATCAAAAATGAGTTTTCGGTGAAATTTCTCCTGCTCTGGCTTTGAATTGGCAGCCTTTACATGACCTCTATCTTCTTTTGAGGGCAAACTGCTTGCCTTGGTTTGCTCCAAAACAAAGAATAACTCAGGGTTGATAGGGTAGCCCGATGGGTGGAGCTGAAATGTAGTCAAGTCAGAGCCAAGGTCTCTGAGTAGGAGGCCTGAAGCTAATAAAATTTCAGATATGTATCTGTGGTCTGGATTTGTATTCTCACAGAGTGATGCTATGTAATCTGTTCTGGCTTCATCATGATTGGAGTTCAGTTGCCTAAGCTTCTGAACTAAATGTTCAATGTTCTGTAATTTCTTGCGATTGATCTCCGAGGTAAGACCAGATCCCATGCTGTTAGATAAGAAGTTATCTGTAGGGTTCCATTGATCTTCACTTTGACTGTCATTAGAATCTTGAGCACCATCACCTGCAGCATGAATGAATATTAAAATGAGATTTGGTAGATGAAAGAAGACCttctatcttttaattaaatataagcaACAATGACAGTAAGAGaactattatttatcttttgtttaTATGAACTCTACTTCCTACTACAACTTTTGTGTACCTGCTCTTTTCAATCTTTTCcattgtcatttttctttattcttttcccATATATTTTTCCTCTCAAActaaaaaagtaagaaaataatGTGCCACAAAAATATACATGCAAATGTCACTCCCACACATGCCTGCATTTCATCCTATAACTTTTTTAGGATTTCTCATTATTGTCTACCTGAATGCCATATAAACTTTACCCATGACTAACTTGCCCTAATCTATAACAACTATTTTCATACATGCTATGCAAACATAGCCTCGGGTCTGTCTACCAGTGCcaaaatacataatttgttAGTCAAACACGAACTCATCAGACCAAAATTTAGTATCAAACTGCATGATAGGGAATCTTCTGAATTTTTTCATTGGACTTGAAGTAAATCATGCAAAACTATGTTCCTACCTGTTCTTCGTTTCTTTGAATAGGACCACCAAAAACCATaactgatttttcaaatttcaaaacaaacccTTAGATAGAAGAATTATTagtttaaaggaaaagaaaagagaagcaTGTGTCCTAAGATTCCATCACAGTCAGCAAGTGGAATTTAGTCATTAGATTGCCCGGTGCCCAATTTTTAATCAGTTTAGTTGTGCCATATCCAAGTGAAATTTTTGGGTGACAGAAACTTCACCTTTAAGGGCATTTGGTATCTGCTTCACAGGAGATGGTGCATCATCTCTATATACTGAGGCATCAAGAACAGAGATAGGACTAGGATGTTCCGGGGCAGCAGTAGCAAGTTCTGCCAACAACCCATCTTCATCCATCCTTGGAGTTGATTTCTGAAATAAGCAAAACATGACATCATTCATCTGTAGAAAAACAATTTACAAGTAAATTATTAAAACACTTTAAATGGAAAAGAAGATCAAAAGCACCAACTTTCTGCATTGAGCCAGAAGCCAAGAACTTGACAGCCTTCATGGATGGACTCTGGGTGCCATCAATCTCGATAGATTCTGCAGTACTGGTGACTTCAATCTCTATCTTTGAAACCAAGACAATATTACTGTCCGATTGCACAGACATGTCATCTCCTTGGCAACTCAAACTTCTTGATTCGTTACTTATCTCACTCAACTGGTCATCACTTAGCTGCAAGTTAGAAGATTTTGGTCTGGCTTTTCCACCTGGGGAGCCTGAATCTTTCACATGCCGGTTGGACTGCATTCTGGGTTTGTTTGAATCAAATGGATGAGTAGGTGGACGAGATCGCTTCTCCAACTCAAGCTTCTTCTGTTGCAGTCTTGGGCTCCCAGAACCAGAGCTCTTTACTGAACTTGTGGTGTTTTCTTTTGGTAATTGTGGAGACCTTGACGAAGACTGTGTTGATTTCATATTCCTGCCACTAACTTTTTTGTCAGTGGAACTAACATCAGAGTTCCGGCGACTGTTTTTAGGACACTGATCTTTAGTTGTCTGGCTGTTAATTGAAGCCTTTTTTGCCTCTGCAGATCCACCACTCTGGATCTTATGCAGACCCGAAATCTGATCAATTGGAATAGCTGATGAGTCAGGTATACCAGATCCTTCAACAAGTTTAGCTGGTTTTATGATCACAATAGGGGACTCAAAAGACCTTGAAGAGTTAGATCCCCTACTAGGAGAAGTAATAACATGGTTGCTCTGCGAGTTTCGTTGGCTTAGTGATCTAGAATTTTGATTGGAACTCGTGCATATTGGTTCACAGTCTCTTTGAATTCCAAAGTTCGAACCTTGTTCTTCTTTTCCGGTTTCTAACAGCCCCTTTGCTTGCATTGCTTCCAGGATCTGTTTAAGAGCTCTGAGATCCTTTCCagattgtttaaattcaagatCATTCAACCTCTTCTCAATCTCATTATAAACAGAACTGAAGGAGTTTGATGCCCTTGGTGGAATTTTGGCAGGCCTGAAAGCTGGTTTCTGAGAACCTCGATTTCCATCGAGCTGCTTCCATGGAGCTGGTTCAATTGGAAGCCTTGAACTTGGAATGGGTTTCATGACAAAATCAGAATTCCTCCAGCGTGGGGATGTAGGGTCTTTTGATGAGTTTCTGGGGGACTTTGGCATTCTGATTGCCCTATTAAGCTCATTTGTTTTTGATGATTTGGAGAAGGGATCACTAGTACCTTCAACTGAACATGTTTTGATCACACCCAACTGATTATCACCAGCCAATGCAGAGTCTGGCAAGGTTTCTAAGCCCATCAACTTCGCTACAACACTAGTAGGCCGCTTCTGAGTTCCAGTTCCTGATGATTGCTGTGGATTATGGGCTTCATCATTTGAGTTGCCACCATTCTGGAAGTTTTTGGAGAGGCGATTTGGTTTTGAATCAGAGTTGGAACCCCTGAATGAACCTTCCCTGCTGTCAAGTGAAAGTCTAGGCAGCTCTTTAAGCTTTATGGTCGATTTGAGGTTTTCTCCTGATTCCAAGGATAAATGATTTATCTCTCTCCCATCATAAGAAAACCTGGGAGCATCCCTTGAAACTGAAGACCATGAC
The Quercus lobata isolate SW786 chromosome 10, ValleyOak3.0 Primary Assembly, whole genome shotgun sequence DNA segment above includes these coding regions:
- the LOC115963205 gene encoding protein LONGIFOLIA 1, yielding MAAKLLHSLADDNQDLQKQIGCMTGILQLFDRPNALTGRRISHKRLPPGNSHFNSGGLERESNNVYHRQAATEMNLNKNMNERQRISTESSRVSFSSSCSSNLSSLDCNKTAQLETSSFDQIIFPETPSRDPEINQPSNSPHLGQQPLNLRDVVKDSMYRESKGLSIKTTTREEAVGRAVKHRNSPRPLQLSKSVDGSRGVGVNMKQNAPVDLKESLQVLAKLQEEPWYHNEAKEVPISSHEAKYGSWSSVSRDAPRFSYDGREINHLSLESGENLKSTIKLKELPRLSLDSREGSFRGSNSDSKPNRLSKNFQNGGNSNDEAHNPQQSSGTGTQKRPTSVVAKLMGLETLPDSALAGDNQLGVIKTCSVEGTSDPFSKSSKTNELNRAIRMPKSPRNSSKDPTSPRWRNSDFVMKPIPSSRLPIEPAPWKQLDGNRGSQKPAFRPAKIPPRASNSFSSVYNEIEKRLNDLEFKQSGKDLRALKQILEAMQAKGLLETGKEEQGSNFGIQRDCEPICTSSNQNSRSLSQRNSQSNHVITSPSRGSNSSRSFESPIVIIKPAKLVEGSGIPDSSAIPIDQISGLHKIQSGGSAEAKKASINSQTTKDQCPKNSRRNSDVSSTDKKVSGRNMKSTQSSSRSPQLPKENTTSSVKSSGSGSPRLQQKKLELEKRSRPPTHPFDSNKPRMQSNRHVKDSGSPGGKARPKSSNLQLSDDQLSEISNESRSLSCQGDDMSVQSDSNIVLVSKIEIEVTSTAESIEIDGTQSPSMKAVKFLASGSMQKKSTPRMDEDGLLAELATAAPEHPSPISVLDASVYRDDAPSPVKQIPNALKGDGAQDSNDSQSEDQWNPTDNFLSNSMGSGLTSEINRKKLQNIEHLVQKLRQLNSNHDEARTDYIASLCENTNPDHRYISEILLASGLLLRDLGSDLTTFQLHPSGYPINPELFFVLEQTKASSLPSKEDRGHVKAANSKPEQEKFHRKLIFDAVNEILVEKLALVGKCSESRLKRDRLARRTLSAQKLLKELCIEIEEFQTKKSVGSLDNEEYDLKSILWEDVMHQSGSWTDFWSETSGVVLDVERLIFKDLVDDIVIGEAGSLRAKSGRRRQLFAK